A stretch of Henckelia pumila isolate YLH828 chromosome 4, ASM3356847v2, whole genome shotgun sequence DNA encodes these proteins:
- the LOC140860781 gene encoding xyloglucan galactosyltransferase XLT2-like, translated as MPCRIHHPLNPINPLNKMRSMQSKNSLAVDFLYKVLLLIVILVIQVLILHFLFRAPPSISISVQQITEEKITPLPAEEVKGCDYGYVYVYELPAMFNKELLDNCHELNPWHSRCGSISNVGLGPRAVGLSRVVPENLAPAWYWSDMFAAEVIYHDRILKHKCRTREPESATAFYVPFYAGLAVGKYFYSNNTSKERDWHCEKLLGWVKNQTPFKKYNGLDHFIMLGRPTWDFRRSKDEDWGSGFVYMPLMSRILRLSLERDPWDMLEMGVPYPTGFHPRTRSELDQWLSFVRNRNRTSLFTFAGAKRNLKGDFRTILMDHCYNETRSCRVVDCSGTRCSDGTSDVLEAFLDSDFCLQPRGDTYTRKSMFDCMLAGSIPVFFWKRSIYDQYDVFLGDEPEKFSVFIDWRDVRNGTSIREVLEGYGGDEVKKMREKVIDLVPNFLYSSRRHDEEIGYAKDAIDIAIDEVLKRFKEQKGVGHARS; from the coding sequence ATGCCGTGCCGGATCCATCATCCTCTGAATCCCATTAATCCCCTAAACAAGATGAGAAGCATGCAATCCAAGAATTCATTAGCCGTTGATTTCTTGTACAAAGTTTTACTCCTCATCGTAATCCTTGTCATCCAGGTTTTAATCCTGCACTTTCTTTTTCGTGCTCCGCCATCAATATCCATATCCGTTCAGCAAATTACAGAAGAAAAGATCACGCCATTGCCGGCCGAAGAAGTGAAGGGCTGCGACTATGGTTACGTTTATGTATATGAACTCCCCGCCATGTTTAACAAAGAGTTACTAGACAATTGTCACGAGTTAAACCCGTGGCACTCGCGCTGCGGGTCGATTTCCAATGTCGGGCTCGGCCCGAGAGCTGTTGGCCTCTCCCGTGTCGTGCCGGAGAATCTTGCTCCGGCTTGGTATTGGAGTGACATGTTTGCAGCCGAGGTTATCTACCATGATAGAATATTGAAGCATAAGTgtaggactagggagccggaatCTGCTACGGCGTTCTACGTTCCTTTTTACGCTGGACTCGCGGTTGGAAAGTATTTTTACAGTAACAACACATCTAAAGAACGTGATTGGCATTGCGAGAAGCTACTCGGATGGGTTAAAAATCAAACACCTTTCAAGAAATACAATGGTTTGGATCATTTCATCATGCTCGGTAGGCCGACTTGGGATTTTCGACGTTCCAAAGATGAAGATTGGGGTTCTGGTTTTGTATACATGCCATTGATGAGTCGCATCCTACGTCTGTCGTTGGAAAGAGACCCGTGGGATATGTTAGAGATGGGCGTGCCGTACCCCACCGGGTTTCATCCAAGGACAAGGTCGGAGTTGGATCAATGGCTTAGTTTTGTGCGAAATCGGAATAGGACAAGTTTGTTCACCTTTGCTGGTGCAAAACGAAATTTGAAGGGTGATTTCAGGACAATACTGATGGATCATTGTTACAACGAGACGAGGTCTTGTCGTGTCGTGGACTGCTCCGGGACTCGGTGTTCCGATGGGACATCGGATGTTCTTGAAGCGTTCTTGGACTCGGACTTCTGTTTGCAGCCTAGGGGTGATACCTACACAAGAAAGTCGATGTTTGATTGCATGCTAGCCGGTTCTATTCCGGTTTTCTTCTGGAAAAGAAGTATATACGATCAATACGATGTGTTCTTGGGCGATGAACCGGAGAAATTCTCGGTGTTTATAGATTGGAGAGATGTAAGAAATGGAACATCGATCAGGGAAGTGTTGGAGGGGTACGGTGGAGATGAGGTAAAGAAGATGAGAGAAAAGGTTATTGATCTTGTACCAAATTTCTTGTATAGTTCAAGGCGTCATGATGAAGAAATAGGGTATGCTAAAGATGCCATTGATATTGCTATTGATGAAGTATTGAAGAGGTTCAAGGAGCAAAAAGGGGTGGGACATGCTCGAAGCTAG
- the LOC140865681 gene encoding probable indole-3-acetic acid-amido synthetase GH3.1, translating into MAVDSSLSPASPPPNEKFAKALDFIEEMTKNTDYVQARVLAEILSQNAETEYLQRFGLGGATDRDSFKSRIPVVTYEDLQPEIQRIAGGDFSPILCSHPISEFLTSSGTSAGERKLMPTIKEEMDRRQLLYSLLNPVMNLYVPGLDKGKGLYFLFVKAEAKTPGGLVARPVLTSYYKSDQFKTRPYDPYNVYTSPDEAILCCDSFQSMYTQMLCGLLMREEVLRVGAVFASGLLRAIRFLQLNWRQLVHDISTGSLNPRITDGSIRERMAKILKPNPNLADFLVKECEGENWDSIVPRIWPNTKYLDVIVTGAMAQYIPLLDFYSGGLPQACTMYASSECYFGLNLKPMTKPSEVSYTIMPNMGYFEFIPHDPNNPMTLSRDSPPRLVDLADLEVGKEYELVVSTYSGLCRYRVGDILLVTGFHNSAPQFKFIRRKNVLLSIDADKTDESELQKAVENASVLLRQYDTTVVEYTSYADTSSIPGHYVIYWELLVKDPTNPPSDDVLAKCCLVMEEAMNTVYRQCRVADNSVGPLEIRVVKMGTFEELMDYAISRGASINQYKAPRCVSFTPIVELLNARVVSVHLSPAAPQWTPERRV; encoded by the exons ATGGCGGTTGACTCTTCGCTCTCTCCGGCGAGCCCCCCGCCGAACGAGAAATTCGCTAAGGCACTTGATTTTATCGAAGAGATGACCAAAAACACGGATTATGTACAAGCAAGAGTGCTAGCTGAGATTCTGAGCCAAAATGCTGAAACCGAGTACCTCCAGAGGTTCGGTCTCGGCGGCGCTACTGATCGGGATTCGTTCAAGTCTAGGATCCCGGTGGTGACGTACGAGGATCTTCAGCCGGAGATTCAGCGTATCGCTGGCGGGGATTTCTCTCCAATTCTTTGCTCTCACCCCATCTCTGAATTTCTTACCag TTCTGGAACGTCGGCTGGGGAGAGAAAGCTTATGCCAACAATAAAGGAAGAAATGGACCGCCGACAATTGTTGTACAGTCTTCTCAACCCTGTAATGAACCT ATACGTTCCGGGGCTTGACAAGGGAAAAGGATTATACTTTCTATTCGTGAAGGCCGAAGCGAAAACTCCGGGCGGGTTGGTTGCACGCCCTGTGCTCACTAGCTACTACAAGAGTGATCAATTCAAGACCCGACCCTACGACCCGTATAACGTGTACACGAGCCCGGATGAAGCAATTCTATGTTGTGATTCATTCCAAAGCATGTACACTCAGATGCTTTGTGGCCTTCTCATGCGTGAAGAGGTTCTTCGAGTTGGGGCCGTTTTCGCCTCCGGTCTTCTAAGAGCCATCCGGTTTCTCCAACTCAACTGGAGGCAACTCGTGCATGATATCTCCACGGGGTCATTAAACCCTAGAATTACCGACGGCTCTATTCGAGAACGTATGGCTAAAATTCTTAAACCAAACCCTAATCTTGCTGATTTTCTTGTTAAAGAATGCGAGGGAGAAAACTGGGACAGTATAGTTCCTAGAATATGGCCGAACACTAAATATCTCGATGTTATTGTTACTGGCGCCATGGCACAATACATACCACTTCTTGATTTCTACAGCGGGGGCCTGCCACAAGCTTGCACCATGTATGCATCCTCCGAGTGCTATTTCGGGCTTAATTTGAAGCCCATGACGAAACCTTCGGAAGTTTCCTACACCATCATGCCTAACATGGGATACTTCGAGTTTATTCCACACGACCCGAATAACCCGATGACTCTCTCCCGGGATTCTCCCCCACGGCTGGTGGATTTGGCGGATTTAGAGGTGGGAAAGGAGTACGAACTCGTGGTGTCCACCTATTCAGGGCTGTGCCGATACCGAGTAGGCGACATCCTCCTAGTGACGGGTTTTCACAACTCCGCGCCACAGTTCAAGTTCATAAGGAGGAAGAATGTTTTGCTGAGCATTGATGCTGACAAGACGGATGAATCTGAGCTACAAAAGGCTGTCGAAAATGCTTCGGTCTTGTTACGCCAGTACGATACTACGGTAGTGGAGTACACTAGCTACGCCGACACAAGTTCAATTCCAGGACATTATGTTATCTACTGGGAACTACTTGTCAAAGATCCAACAAACCCCCCGAGCGACGATGTCTTAGCCAAATGCTGCCTGGTTATGGAAGAAGCAATGAACACGGTTTACAGACAATGCCGAGTCGCGGATAACTCGGTGGGGCCATTAGAGATCCGGGTTGTGAAAATGGGGACGTTCGAAGAGCTGATGGATTATGCAATATCAAGAGGCGCTTCGATCAATCAGTACAAAGCCCCGAGATGCGTCAGCTTCACTCCCATCGTGGAACTTCTGAATGCTCGAGTGGTATCGGTGCATCTCAGCCCCGCGGCTCCGCAATGGACACCAGAGCGGCGCGTTTGA